The following proteins come from a genomic window of Vidua chalybeata isolate OUT-0048 chromosome 2, bVidCha1 merged haplotype, whole genome shotgun sequence:
- the C2H11orf54 gene encoding ester hydrolase C11orf54 homolog, with protein sequence MAKVERFAFHVPSLEELAGVLQKGLKENFADAQVSVVDCPDLTQEPFNFPAKGICGKPRIADVGGVPYLIPIAQKEKVYDLNTVAKDIELPGAFILGAGAASSRVLGINAEFIPIVQTKSEKKPAVNGSYVAQINPADKGCLLEKYSSKYTDCEFGLLANLYASEGQPGKVIEVKANGRTGELNFVSCLRQTLEKHYGEKPVGMGGTFIIQKGKAKIHIMPPEFSACPLNTDEDVNNWLKFFEMKAPLICQPVIVSRDPGFDLRVEHTHCFSHHGEGGHYHQDTSPDSVQYLGYFQPAELLFRIDRPQETHLVGRD encoded by the exons ATGGCCAAAGTCGAAAGGTTTGCTTTTCATGTCCCAAGTCTGGAGGAGCTTGCTGGGG TTTTGCAGAAAGGGCTTAAAGAGAACTTTGCTGATGCTCAAGTCTCTGTTGTAGACTGTCCTGATCTGACTCAGGAACCCTTCAACTTTCCTGCTAAAG GAATCTGTGGAAAGCCTAGGATAGCTGATGTGGGAGGTGTTCCTTACCTCATACCTattgcacagaaagaaaaa gttTATGATCTAAATACAGTTGCAAAGGACATAGAGCTGCCTGGAGCTTTCATTcttggagctggagctgcttcaTCCAGAGTTCTTGGAATAAATGCTGAG TTTATCCCTATTGTTCAAACTAAGAGTGAAAAAAAGCCTGCTGTAAATGGGAGCTACGTTGCTCAAATCAATCCTGCAGATAAAGGGTGCCTGCTTGAGAAGTACAGCAGTAAATACACTGATTGTGAGTTTGGATTGTTGGCCAACCTTTATGCCAGCGAGGGCCAACCTGGTAAG GTCATTGAAGTGAAAGCCAATGGAAGAACTGGGGAGCTTAACTTTGTGTCCTGTCTGAGACAAACTTTAGAGAAACACTATGGAGAAAAGCCAGTTGGGATGGGTGGTACGTTTATCATTCAGAAGGGGAAAGCAAAGATTCACATTATG CCTCCAGAATTTTCTGCCTGTCCCCTGAATACTGATGAGGATGTGAATAACTGGCTCAAATTCTTTGAAATGAAGGCTCCACTGATTTGTCAGCCAGTAATAGTTTCCAGAGATCCA GGCTTTGATCTGCGTGTGGAGCACACGCACTGTTTCAGCCACCACGGGGAAGGAGGGCACTACCACCAGGACACCAGCCCGGACAGCGTGCAGTACCTGGGCTACTTCCAGCCCGCCGAGCTGCTCTTCCGCATCGACAGGCCCCAGGAGACGCACCTCGTCGGGAGAGACTGA
- the MED17 gene encoding mediator of RNA polymerase II transcription subunit 17, with product MAGVPAVRISIESACEKQVQEVGLDGSETYLQPLSMSQNLARLAQRIDFSQGSGSEEDEPGSAGRPWAEPGETEDEEGLVKFQPSLWPWDSVRNNLRSALTEMCVLYDVLSIVKDKKFMTLDPVGQDPLPPKQNPQFLQLISKKKSLAGAAQILLKGAERLSKSVAENQENKRQRDFNSELLRLRQHWKLRKVGDKILGDLSYRSAGSLFLHHGTFEVIKNTDIDLDKKIPEDYCPLDVQIPSDLEGSAYIKVSIQKQAPDIGDLGTVNLFKRPLPKSKPGSAHWQTKLETAQNVLLCKEIFAQLSREAVQIKSQIPHIVVKNQIISQPFPGLQLSISLCHSSNDKKSQKAASEKQNPEDHLYVLEHNLHQLIRECHKQTLSSTVMPHPASAPFGHKRMRLAGPQAFDKNEISSLQSNEGLLEKIIKQAKHIFLRRRTARTIDSLASRIEDPQIQAHWSNINDVYESSVKVLITSQGYEQICKSIQLQLNIGVEQIRVVHRDGRVITLSHQEQELQDFLLSQMSQHQVHAVQQLAKVMGWHVLSFSNHVGLGPVESIGNASAITVASPNGDYAISVRNGPESGSKVMVQFPRSQCKDLPKGDVLQDSKWNHLRGPFKEVQWNKMEGRNFVYKMELLMAALTPC from the exons ATGGCGGGCGTGCCGGCCGTGCGCATCAGCATCGAGTCGGCGTGCGAGAAGCAGGTGCAGGAGGTGGGGCTGGATGGCAGCGAGACCTATCTCCAGCCGCTCTCCATGTCCCAGAACCTGGCGCGCCTGGCGCAGCGCATCGACTTCAGCCAGGGCTCCGGCTCCGAGGAGGACGAGCCGGGCTCGGCGGGCCGCCCCTGGGCCGAGCCGGGCGAGACggaggatgaggaag ggttGGTAAAGTTCCAGCCATCCCTTTGGCCTTGGGATTCAGTGAGGAACAACTTAAGAAGTGCCTTGACTGAGATGTGTGTGTTGTATGACGTTCTTAGCATTGTGAAGGATAAAAAGTTCATGACTTTAGATCCAGTCGGGCAGGATCCCCTTCCTCCAAAACAA AATCCTCAGTTTCTACAGCTGATTTCAAAAAAGAAGTCATtagctggagcagctcagatCCTGTTGAAAGGTGCAGAAAGATTATCCAAATCAGTTgctgaaaatcaagaaaataagcGGCAAAGAGACTTCAACTCTGAACTGCTAAGACTGAGACAACATTGGAAGCTGAGAAAAGTGGGAGATAAAATTCTTGGTGATTTGAGCTACAGAAGTGCAG GCTCCCTTTTTCTTCATCATGGCACATTTGAGGTGATAAAGAACACTGACATTGACCTGGATAAAAAGATACCTGAGGATTACTGTCCTTTGGATGTTCAAATTCCAAGTGATTTAGAGGGATCAGCATACATCAAG GTTTCTATTCAAAAACAAGCACCAGACATTGGTGACCTCGGGACAGTCAATCTCTTTAAAAGACCCTTGCCAAAATCAAAACCAG GTTCTGCACACTGGCAGACAAAGTTGGAGACTGCACAAAATGTTCTTCTATGTAAAGAAATTTTTGCCCAGCTGTCACGAGAAGCTGTTCAAATTAAATCACAGATTCCTCACATTGTAGTGAAAAATCAGATAatctcccagcctttcccag GTTTGCAGTTATCTATTTCTCTGTGTCACTCTTCCAATGATAAAAAGTCACAAAAGGCtgcttctgaaaaacagaatcCAGAGGATCATCTCTATGTTCTGGAACATAATTTGCATCAACTTATCAGAGAG TGTCACAAGCAAACCCTGAGCTCAACAGTGATGCCACATCCAGCTAGTGCACCTTTTGGCCATAAGAGAATGAGACTTGCAGGGCCCCAAGCTtttgataaaaatgaaatcagtTCTTTACAGTCGAATGAAGGACTTCTGGAAAAGATCATAAAACAGGCAAAGCATATATTTTTGAGACGAAG AACTGCTCGAACCATTGACAGTCTGGCGAGTCGTATTGAGGATCCTCAGATTCAGGCTCACTGGTCCAATATCAATGATGTTTATGAATCCAGTGTTAAAGTTCTAATAACTTCTCAAGGATATGAGCAGATATGCAA ATCCATTCAACTACAGCTGAACATTGGAGTTGAACAAATAAGAGTTGTGCATAGAGATGGAAGAGTTATTACATTGTCCCATCAAGAGCAAGAACTGCAGGATTTCCTTTTATCTCAG ATGTCACAGCACCAAGTACATGCAGTTCAGCAGCTCGCAAAAGTTATGGGATGGCACGTGCTGAGTTTCAGTAATCATGTTGGTCTGGGACCGGTGGAGAGCATTGGCAATGCATCAGCAATAACTGTAGCATCACCAAATGGAGACTATGCCATTTCAG TCCGTAACGGTCCGGAAAGCGGCAGCAAAGTCATGGTTCAGTTTCCACGGAGCCAGTGCAAGGATCTCCCCAAGGGAGATGTCCTGCAGGACAGCAAATGGAATCATCTCCGGGGGCCATTCAAGGAAGTGCAGTGGAATAAAATGGAAGGGCGTAACTTTGTGTATAAAATGGAACTTCTCATGGCTGCCCTAACTCCTTGCTAG
- the VSTM5 gene encoding V-set and transmembrane domain-containing protein 5 isoform X2, translating to MRPLRGYRGRSVVVGTVTLCLAAGWALQTPGGVSLVVPQPNINATVAQNILLSVEYSCRGVATIEWKHVSSWGTTSIAEWRSGNYVNISTVYKDRVTTFENGSIQLRNVGMRDAGYYFVTVMEEHGTNAYGTIIVNVYEIIYEDLHFVAVLFAFLAAVSAILICFMWLCNKSLHLFQKKTTHKLTGQADRALPLVRDWDAQVQRYYGLHLEKRSGNFSPSA from the exons ATGAGACCGCTGCGGGGCTATCGAGGCCGGAGCGTCGTCGTGGGGACCGTCACCCTCTGCCTGGCCGCCGGGTGGGCTCTGCAAA CTCCAGGAGGAGTATCCTTAGTTGTCCCACAACCCAACATCAATGCAACAGTGGCACAAAACATCCTCCTCTCAGTTGAATACTCTTGCCGAGGCGTGGCCACCATTGAGTGGAAGCATGTGTCAAGCTGGGGCACAACCAGCATTGCTGAGTGGAGAAGTGGGAATTATGTCAACATATCTACAGTCTACAAGGACAGAGTGACTACTTTTGAAAATGGCTCTATACAGCTTCGGAATGTGGGCATGAGAGATGCTGGCTACTATTTTGTCACTGTAATGGAGGAGCATGGAACCAATGCCTATGGCACCATCATAGTCAATGTTTACG AGATTATCTATGAAGATTTGCATTTTGTAGCAGTTCTCTTTGCGTTTCTCGCTGCAGTATCTGCCATTCTAATATGCTTCATGTGGCTCTGTAATAAATCTCTGCATCTATTTCAGAAGAAGACAACACACAAACTAACAG GACAGGCTGACAGAGCTTTGCCTCTGGTCAGGGACTGGGATGCTCAAGTGCAGAGGTACTATGGGCTCCATTTGGAAAAACGTTCAGGGAATTTCTCACCAAGTGCATAA
- the VSTM5 gene encoding V-set and transmembrane domain-containing protein 5 isoform X3 yields MRPLRGYRGRSVVVGTVTLCLAAGWALQTPGGVSLVVPQPNINATVAQNILLSVEYSCRGVATIEWKHVSSWGTTSIAEWRSGNYVNISTVYKDRVTTFENGSIQLRNVGMRDAGYYFVTVMEEHGTNAYGTIIVNVYEIIYEDLHFVAVLFAFLAAVSAILICFMWLCNKSLHLFQKKTTHKLTASTTEEIELETIEC; encoded by the exons ATGAGACCGCTGCGGGGCTATCGAGGCCGGAGCGTCGTCGTGGGGACCGTCACCCTCTGCCTGGCCGCCGGGTGGGCTCTGCAAA CTCCAGGAGGAGTATCCTTAGTTGTCCCACAACCCAACATCAATGCAACAGTGGCACAAAACATCCTCCTCTCAGTTGAATACTCTTGCCGAGGCGTGGCCACCATTGAGTGGAAGCATGTGTCAAGCTGGGGCACAACCAGCATTGCTGAGTGGAGAAGTGGGAATTATGTCAACATATCTACAGTCTACAAGGACAGAGTGACTACTTTTGAAAATGGCTCTATACAGCTTCGGAATGTGGGCATGAGAGATGCTGGCTACTATTTTGTCACTGTAATGGAGGAGCATGGAACCAATGCCTATGGCACCATCATAGTCAATGTTTACG AGATTATCTATGAAGATTTGCATTTTGTAGCAGTTCTCTTTGCGTTTCTCGCTGCAGTATCTGCCATTCTAATATGCTTCATGTGGCTCTGTAATAAATCTCTGCATCTATTTCAGAAGAAGACAACACACAAACTAACAG CAAGTACAACAGAAGAGATTGAACTGGAAACCATTGAGTGTTAG
- the VSTM5 gene encoding V-set and transmembrane domain-containing protein 5 isoform X1, translated as MDRGGSSPPLLLGGSGGAERDQRGRGGSAPRPDLTPAPGTDGPSSRRAAGAFPTTEGTRRGGGNNPVSQPEGCRVTLGNAAVRREAPGGVSLVVPQPNINATVAQNILLSVEYSCRGVATIEWKHVSSWGTTSIAEWRSGNYVNISTVYKDRVTTFENGSIQLRNVGMRDAGYYFVTVMEEHGTNAYGTIIVNVYEIIYEDLHFVAVLFAFLAAVSAILICFMWLCNKSLHLFQKKTTHKLTASTTEEIELETIEC; from the exons aTGGACAGGGGAGGCTCGTCCCCGCCCCTGCTGCTCGGAGGGAGCGGGGGAGCCGAGCGGGACCAGCGCGGCCGCGGGGGGAGCGCCCCACGCCCCGACCTCACGCCCGCTCCCGGCACAGACGGCCCCAGCAGCCGCCGTGCCGCCGGTGCTTTTCCAACGACCGAGGGGACGAGGCGTGGAGGGGGAAACAACCCGGTCAGTCAGCCCGAGGGGTGTCGGGTGACGCTGGGAAACGCGGCGGTGAGGAGGGAAG CTCCAGGAGGAGTATCCTTAGTTGTCCCACAACCCAACATCAATGCAACAGTGGCACAAAACATCCTCCTCTCAGTTGAATACTCTTGCCGAGGCGTGGCCACCATTGAGTGGAAGCATGTGTCAAGCTGGGGCACAACCAGCATTGCTGAGTGGAGAAGTGGGAATTATGTCAACATATCTACAGTCTACAAGGACAGAGTGACTACTTTTGAAAATGGCTCTATACAGCTTCGGAATGTGGGCATGAGAGATGCTGGCTACTATTTTGTCACTGTAATGGAGGAGCATGGAACCAATGCCTATGGCACCATCATAGTCAATGTTTACG AGATTATCTATGAAGATTTGCATTTTGTAGCAGTTCTCTTTGCGTTTCTCGCTGCAGTATCTGCCATTCTAATATGCTTCATGTGGCTCTGTAATAAATCTCTGCATCTATTTCAGAAGAAGACAACACACAAACTAACAG CAAGTACAACAGAAGAGATTGAACTGGAAACCATTGAGTGTTAG